The Commensalibacter nepenthis genome has a window encoding:
- a CDS encoding MarR family winged helix-turn-helix transcriptional regulator, translating to MYRLFPNDLPISKPGEELLFLREEKIRFMQDILFFIDCEFHNATKPILQEYGIGHAHHRLMQFVCHCSGASVSEICKLLGITKQSLNRVLREVLELGYVEYRMNAEDRRKKSLYLTRQGEMIEEKLFQLQRKQFLRAFREAPNNTHIEGFQRILYGMLSVESKQLLELHSSQKTDKGKA from the coding sequence TTGTATCGCCTTTTTCCCAATGATCTTCCTATTTCAAAACCTGGAGAAGAACTTTTATTCTTGCGTGAGGAAAAGATTCGTTTCATGCAAGATATTTTATTTTTTATTGATTGTGAATTCCATAACGCGACAAAACCGATCTTGCAAGAATATGGTATTGGTCATGCCCATCATCGTTTAATGCAATTTGTTTGTCATTGTTCTGGTGCCAGTGTCAGTGAAATTTGCAAATTGTTAGGGATTACCAAGCAAAGTTTGAATCGAGTTTTACGAGAAGTGCTGGAACTTGGATATGTTGAATATCGTATGAATGCAGAGGATCGACGCAAAAAAAGTCTGTATTTGACGCGACAAGGGGAAATGATCGAAGAAAAACTGTTTCAATTGCAACGTAAACAGTTTTTGCGCGCTTTTCGGGAGGCACCCAATAATACACATATTGAAGGGTTTCAACGTATTCTTTATGGTATGTTAAGTGTAGAATCTAAACAGTTATTAGAGCTACATTCAAGTCAAAAAACAGATAAAGGAAAAGCATGA
- a CDS encoding response regulator produces the protein MMDEGVNKNEDSDSLHVLVIDDDPRLRRLLQRYLNENGFRISGAESAKEARELLKFLQPDAIVLDVSMPGEDGLQLTHALREEGKDLPIILLTARGEPEDRIAGLEAGADDYLGKPFEPKELLLRLRAQLRRLQQPIMTDNVRAVKLGNMEFDPIRNLLIHNNEIIHLTGGEIALLRVLASRPNEILSREDIVQEIGMEEIGERAVDVQVTRLRRRIEVDPKQPRFLHTVRGKGYVLKPSYSLS, from the coding sequence ATGATGGATGAGGGTGTGAATAAAAATGAAGATTCTGACTCTTTACATGTTTTAGTCATTGATGATGATCCTCGGCTGCGTCGGTTGTTGCAACGATATTTAAATGAAAATGGCTTTCGTATTAGTGGTGCAGAATCTGCCAAAGAAGCCAGAGAGTTACTGAAATTCTTACAACCCGATGCGATTGTTTTGGATGTCTCAATGCCAGGTGAGGACGGATTACAATTAACACATGCGTTGCGTGAAGAAGGAAAGGATTTGCCAATTATTCTCCTCACAGCTCGTGGGGAGCCAGAAGATCGTATTGCTGGTTTAGAAGCTGGTGCAGATGATTATTTAGGAAAACCATTTGAACCCAAAGAACTCTTACTACGCCTGCGCGCTCAATTACGCCGTTTGCAACAACCGATTATGACTGATAACGTAAGGGCTGTAAAATTAGGAAACATGGAGTTTGATCCTATTCGTAATTTGCTTATCCACAACAATGAAATCATTCATTTAACAGGTGGTGAAATTGCGCTTTTACGTGTGCTAGCCAGTCGCCCGAATGAGATTTTGTCACGAGAAGATATTGTGCAAGAAATCGGTATGGAAGAAATTGGCGAACGCGCTGTAGATGTGCAAGTGACACGTTTGCGTAGAAGGATTGAGGTCGACCCCAAACAACCCAGGTTTTTACATACGGTCAGGGGCAAGGGATATGTATTAAAACCGAGTTACTCTTTGTCGTAA
- a CDS encoding ATP-binding protein, with protein MFAHLHRQRRVSKEQKIAVDRKVRRFLPRSLLARSLLMISIPLFITQAISLELFYGTFLNTVSRRLTDSVSSEISYIVQQYSTTKSEQYRAALLDQSQQYLQLNIKWLSSQNLRNQSSNGLVLGPVDELLDRGLADRLDIPFKTDWHSYTDQVIVSVQLKNGILQFLVPKKKLTAGSVWLFVVWIVGSALILFMITSVFAWVQFRAIRRLSKAVEKFGKGRDPGILIPVGSKELRNAAESFNVMRERILRFIKQRTVILASVSHDLRTPLTRLRLSLAMLPQKGVINAEDQAMDIAEMIGDTEEMEQMISGYLSFARGEGTEEPQMTDMVQLTEDVVAAAYRLGTKFISAIIPASLPDMMVRTGSLRRVLGNILENARRHGGQVAIEVQDRSRGILFIIDDDGPGIPEEKRETVFIPFQTGNSQKGTGLGLAIALNIVQGHGGDIELQNSPLGGLRVVIFIPK; from the coding sequence GTGTTTGCTCATTTGCATCGCCAACGTCGAGTTTCTAAGGAACAAAAAATTGCTGTTGATCGTAAAGTGCGTCGATTTTTGCCACGCTCTTTATTGGCGCGTTCGTTGCTGATGATATCAATCCCTTTATTTATAACGCAGGCAATTTCCCTAGAATTATTTTACGGAACTTTTTTAAATACGGTTTCTCGTCGGTTAACTGATTCGGTTAGTAGTGAAATCAGTTATATCGTTCAACAATATTCAACAACGAAGTCTGAGCAATATCGTGCTGCTTTGTTGGATCAATCACAACAATATCTGCAATTAAATATTAAATGGTTGTCTAGTCAAAATTTGCGTAATCAATCAAGTAATGGGTTGGTTTTAGGACCTGTCGATGAATTATTAGACCGAGGCTTAGCTGATCGTCTCGATATTCCTTTTAAAACAGACTGGCACAGCTATACAGATCAAGTCATTGTTTCGGTACAACTTAAAAATGGTATATTACAGTTCCTCGTCCCCAAGAAAAAATTAACCGCAGGATCTGTATGGTTGTTTGTGGTTTGGATCGTAGGCAGCGCGTTAATTTTATTTATGATTACATCTGTATTTGCATGGGTTCAATTCAGGGCTATCCGTCGACTATCCAAAGCAGTTGAGAAATTTGGAAAAGGTAGAGATCCTGGAATATTAATACCTGTAGGTTCTAAAGAGTTACGAAATGCAGCTGAATCATTTAACGTGATGAGAGAACGTATTTTGCGGTTTATCAAACAACGTACGGTTATTCTCGCTAGTGTTTCTCATGATTTACGCACTCCTCTGACACGCTTAAGACTCAGTTTGGCCATGTTACCACAAAAAGGTGTGATTAATGCCGAAGATCAAGCCATGGATATCGCTGAAATGATTGGCGATACAGAAGAGATGGAGCAAATGATTTCGGGGTATTTGTCTTTTGCTAGAGGTGAAGGAACAGAGGAGCCTCAAATGACAGATATGGTGCAATTAACCGAAGATGTTGTGGCAGCGGCTTATCGATTGGGTACTAAATTTATATCAGCCATTATTCCTGCATCTTTGCCAGATATGATGGTTAGAACAGGCAGCCTTCGTCGAGTTCTTGGGAATATTCTTGAAAATGCCAGACGTCATGGTGGTCAAGTTGCTATTGAGGTGCAAGATAGAAGTAGAGGGATTTTATTTATAATCGATGACGATGGTCCTGGTATTCCCGAGGAAAAAAGAGAAACAGTGTTTATCCCTTTTCAAACTGGCAACAGTCAAAAAGGTACAGGCTTAGGATTAGCAATTGCATTGAATATCGTTCAAGGGCACGGTGGGGATATTGAATTGCAAAACAGCCCACTGGGTGGGCTGCGTGTTGTGATTTTTATTCCTAAATAG
- a CDS encoding outer membrane protein assembly factor BamE produces MRPCFNKKPLAPSLKTRFQSFRKARKGACLASILSVGMTLSACSIFSPPPLPRGNIIGKEDLKSLQVGSTSKADVVDILGSPTAYATFDPNNWIYISMMTRLVPLSYPGITKQEVLSLYFDQNGTLQKIQHLGKKDAKPVGMVAEVTPTPGTKTNFFQQLLGNIGQYSPLSAMGLGSTFGPNNSTGPFANNPNTAGGIGSSGNTIR; encoded by the coding sequence ATGCGTCCATGCTTCAATAAGAAACCTCTTGCCCCGTCTCTTAAAACACGCTTTCAATCTTTTCGCAAAGCAAGAAAAGGTGCCTGTTTGGCTTCTATTCTTTCAGTTGGAATGACTTTATCTGCTTGTTCAATTTTTTCCCCTCCACCACTTCCCAGAGGGAATATTATTGGTAAGGAAGATCTGAAATCATTACAAGTCGGCAGCACAAGTAAAGCAGACGTTGTCGATATTCTTGGTTCTCCAACAGCTTACGCAACTTTTGATCCAAATAACTGGATTTATATTTCTATGATGACACGGCTTGTTCCTTTGTCATATCCTGGAATTACCAAACAAGAAGTCTTGTCATTATATTTCGATCAAAATGGAACTTTGCAAAAAATACAACATCTTGGCAAAAAAGATGCAAAACCTGTAGGAATGGTCGCAGAAGTAACCCCAACACCAGGAACGAAAACTAATTTCTTCCAACAACTTTTGGGTAATATCGGACAATATTCCCCTCTCAGCGCAATGGGGCTAGGCAGCACTTTTGGACCCAATAACAGCACAGGACCTTTTGCCAACAATCCAAACACCGCTGGTGGTATCGGAAGCTCTGGCAATACTATCCGATAA
- a CDS encoding DUF177 domain-containing protein translates to MKACCEFSRKVQINQIQKKPLTIKLEANEDEKLALAERFSIPQVQSLLCNYQLKYFHGRQVRAVGEMNAIVMQNCVVSLDDFLVTINESFELHFIPSDKLSLELEEIDDPDVIPYENDVIDLGEVTAEQLALFLDPYPHKEGLDQSNSLILSENEVEIVRNKEPKENPFKVLEQLKISNKDKKKS, encoded by the coding sequence ATGAAAGCATGTTGCGAGTTTTCAAGGAAAGTGCAAATTAATCAAATACAAAAAAAGCCACTGACTATTAAATTAGAAGCAAATGAGGATGAAAAACTGGCTTTGGCAGAACGTTTTTCTATTCCCCAAGTGCAGTCTTTATTATGTAATTATCAGCTAAAATATTTTCATGGTAGGCAAGTGCGTGCAGTCGGGGAAATGAACGCTATCGTCATGCAAAATTGTGTTGTGTCGCTAGATGATTTTTTAGTGACAATTAATGAATCATTTGAACTTCATTTTATTCCTAGTGATAAACTATCATTAGAATTAGAGGAAATTGATGATCCTGATGTTATACCTTATGAAAATGATGTGATTGATTTGGGTGAAGTGACTGCCGAGCAATTGGCGCTATTTTTGGATCCTTATCCCCACAAAGAGGGTCTTGACCAATCTAATTCATTGATATTAAGTGAAAATGAGGTCGAGATTGTCAGGAATAAAGAGCCCAAAGAAAACCCATTTAAGGTGCTTGAACAGCTGAAAATTTCGAATAAAGATAAAAAGAAATCATGA
- the rpmF gene encoding 50S ribosomal protein L32, producing the protein MAVPKRKTSPSRRGMRRSHHALRTEAHAECGNCGELKRPHHVCSHCGHYDGREVVAAGKGLKVAVRQ; encoded by the coding sequence ATGGCTGTTCCTAAGAGAAAAACATCACCTTCACGTCGTGGCATGCGTCGTAGTCATCATGCTTTGCGTACAGAAGCACATGCAGAATGTGGTAATTGTGGCGAATTGAAACGTCCTCACCATGTTTGCAGTCACTGTGGTCATTATGATGGTCGCGAAGTTGTTGCTGCTGGAAAAGGGTTAAAAGTTGCTGTTCGTCAGTAA